From the Solanum pennellii chromosome 4, SPENNV200 genome, one window contains:
- the LOC107018365 gene encoding probable xyloglucan endotransglucosylase/hydrolase protein 27 produces the protein MVNFLLKIFIFCYVVVLVSGFSEKLETLSFNEGYSQLFGHDNLMVIEDGKSVHISLDERTGAGFVSQDLYLHGLFSASIKLPEDYTAGVVVAFYMSNGDMFEKNHDEIDFEFLGNIRAKNWRIQTNIYGNGSTNVGREERYGLWFDPTEDFHTYTILWTDSHIIFYVDNVPIREMKRTQAMSGDFPSKPMSLYATIWDGSSWATNGGKYKVNYKYAPYVAKFSDFVLHGCGVDPIELSPKCDIVLDSASIPTRISPDQRRKMERFRNKYLQYSYCYDRTRYNVPQSECVIDPKEANRLRGFDPMTFGGVPRHQNKRHHQRQSRREDTSAK, from the exons atggtgaattttcttctgaaaatttttatattttgctatGTTGTTGTATTAGTTTCTGGATTTTCAGAAAAGCTCGAAACGTTGTCGTTTAATGAAGGATATTCACAACTTTTTGGTCATGATAATCTTATGGTCATTGAAGATGGAAAATCAGTTCATATTTCTCTAGATGAAAGAACAg GAGCTGGATTTGTGTCACAAGACTTGTACCTTCATGGCTTATTCAGTGCTTCTATTAAATTACCAGAAGATTACACTGCTGGAGTGGTTGTTGCATTTTAT ATGTCAAATGGAGACATGTTTGAGAAGAATCATGATGAAATTGACTTTGAGTTTTTGGGAAATATTAGAGCTAAAAATTGGAGAATTCAAACTAATATTTATGGAAATGGTAGCACAAATGTTGGTAGAGAAGAAAGATATGGACTTTGGTTTGATCCAACTGAAGattttcatacatatacaattctTTGGACTGACAGCCACATCAT CTTTTATGTAGATAATGTACCTATAAGAGAGATGAAGAGAACACAAGCAATGAGTGGGGACTTCCCTTCTAAGCCAATGTCTTTATATGCTACAATATGGGATGGTTCTAGTTGGGCTACTAATGGGGGTAAATACAAAGTCAATTACAAATATGCCCCTTACGTCGCAAAGTTCTCCGATTTCGTCCTCCATGGATGTGGTGTTGATCCAATTGAATTGTCTCCCAAGTGTGATATTGTCCTGGATTCTGCATCCATCCCAACTAGAATATCCCCTGACCAAAGGCGAAAAATGGAGAGGTTTCGAAACAAGTACTTACAATATTCATATTGTTATGACCGGACACGATACAATGTTCCTCAATCTGAATGTGTGATTGATCCTAAGGAAGCTAATCGCCTCCGAGGATTTGACCCTATGACCTTTGGTGGTGTCCCTCGTCATCAGAACAAACGACACCACCAAAGGCAATCCAGGAGGGAAGATACGTCCGCGAAATAA